The following are from one region of the Magallana gigas chromosome 6, xbMagGiga1.1, whole genome shotgun sequence genome:
- the LOC105327701 gene encoding breast cancer type 2 susceptibility protein: MEAGENSKTLCQKCGEIHQTLRLSLRKRAKKCFSRSKKKLQEAVGLSSENWFQVATTQKLQAKQREKEERSLFMSPVSQCSSQLTPDILKFHRGRTYESSPEISTFERLLSSQSSTSSPQSRWLHPSLGSSPQDGGRDQNLASEEAIIRSLGISADDSGISWTSSLATPSHPLSPTGSGVKQDVNEDQLSEKRKQKRVPRALFSPGVVRNPDELCHSLNKSDIELKVEPDEDAVKEGASKEVHVLDISVKSEVETDSMQLFSQELITEETSLENDVVYLGEKSPSTKKDNCASADETMASAIKQEVIDETLSDFFDPPSKSVGRRRCAPSKGRKRKSLGDSPLGLDFPFKREAKALVSSSPSLSPAASTRRVLKAAKEKFNTPVERNKPPRSILSNEKCRGSKSGTRKRVTFSNSDDIFKEINAGKEEGGKSNKQFKKTEDVDISVSAESVESLKSRDFDSCDQTKGQSVDVTVEDSEDLFSQVSPSSLNEMCSIDNEDLFAKDVNSSSSKKNEDHGKILNSVVAAEPTATNGNNKNTAVNETQKQHSSDDVASTADIAPVVPKISGLRSKGRKFLYPTTNQITKSCPKVVYGFKEVESPFHNHHTTSESPTVEKNDGEPTAGQGFEKKSRETKSPKVSSTTGFQRFSKLEPADNQREKTFKEELTSKPDTKMSKMVNRSIDIKVQETKSELPLKNDRKLDKKQNDGSTISNSNKLVISSPLNNKDQTPQHIKEESEVQPSTSICGSSTETFGGFSTAGGRKFVMDKDALQKARYLLEKDDDNDLDNGVQKLFEQGEKAVEIENVDHRLDPISLPSTGSNECTGGVKVDDILGSDGCSIKGFQTARGKKVECSESSLKKAERMIIEGIATEEMASKECTVGSKVDWTSSSSGGFQGFQTASGKKVECSESSLEKAQRMITEEGDTKKISNTESEWDDIETVMPSGDKKSAAKGQEIGFSSVTEFINPGLKSSKSTAQSSGSKSADFQTKGKNIFSDIFEEFQDCGSNIDADSIPGFKTAGGKGFNSASSCLKNTIPTNNKKGSKEPNEESVDSVVEEDIIKSMFSGIKGKVGNNSNTKPVGPSTFTRPVNTAQQMKSASIAARFPPGSSIPKGFRPFKPPKIAPKAKPHIPTASDVVSKTTVDKSESVQKIQPHSNEGSRDEEKSVNENFCNKENDKMDDSADLSNLFLNDMFEEEMEISQKLTPEPVANSGKVMKKISEEYIERVKESACSTSIPEKAEETTEKSLNGGPSAKMPAEMVDVLQHKFDGFQTASGKAVSIDEESLKKAKELWDNQTDNDDKETDPEVTFQDINTSPFLRNNELMKQRDSPSPTEKSFNVSLVPDPHAQRPHSNENIAGELKTFQGFQTASGKSVNIDEQSLLAAKELWKNSIDDSSLKPLCDENVNKNPKTSCTNSVQNNSDFDMAINNVNSSFRKSSDSEKEENIHTSHVEEKMKEKPVQYGGFQTASGKLVNVSEKAILDGKKLWDNFSMEDGHPSTNSLQSTKDNVQLPENENKKEKVPFSGFQTASGKTVKVDDKSLTEARKLWSSSSVEERETPSHTVLENLCQPDNFSQSNVKQKNETSNTYDEKTLQDSEEKPKNQIVPQLSSSSDMKSNFSSLSSMGEKKMVNYINIQSGCPLAFQSPFMSASGKKIQVSEEALNHVKLETLKTEEGKENEKPVFQNDENKPVMNSSESMSCPFLSASGKQISVSASALESTKSFFDDNEKDFSSLITDSKKFSPFQSASGKSVSVSKKSLEIARAILEEDHEMKTLHTAAATSLPNETHSKEKSFSPFESASGKKVSVSQKSLEMARAKLEDNQGPEKQTSTPKISKVDNMEGDISPFQSTSGRSVSVSRKSLEKARARLMENFEADVDTLPTSSDEAPSTSSRQETGVVFPAHSRKRKLDEIKTPKKQKTREVEDANEYENLILPDDFFDEMETPNKKIKMENGTASKTLPGHVGKDRQNFTVLSTVPEGYTKDRQNFYANPLKCQSARDSGSSYRALVYQEETKKQNTPSAATASGSSFRTPYKAGSTSAESQGQPSSVVKSVQPVFVPKSKQQAHSASPLDVKSASKTVSKNLGPAVSSSLSTSPQTENSKQDMTQKTTKSDKEKEEYKKALETGRGKQEEMMKSKSSCSVKPSAGRLFQLKTSGTRCKLREVIFGQQQNKTDSSCVISSTLLVRSCNAARHRFYLPDFYSADVTQVYAGDGALLVPDDQGYTGVKELYKAFLTIDSVDPSLISEAWFCNHYRWIVWKLASYEVASPDKFGSRALTPENVMLQMKYRYDREIDRCQRSALRKIMERDDTSSKRLVLCVSSVQRAESTNPATPSSKQTVLDPEVTVELSDGWYYIPAKLDVPLLDLINRRRIQTGHKLCTTGAELVGSQDPCTPLEAPASLQLKINANSTRPVPWDTVLGFQPDPRPLCVPLSDLHGEGGMVGCVDVVLGRKYPLMYMEKLPDGRSVFRTAQAEEKFSQLYQKQQQDAMESLYRKLEKDFDKEDYEESRAVKRQWKESEIEELQSGQEVWEALRTAKRPDIVEGYLSDSQMRLLMDYKQQLHQEKLQRLQNEFQKSWSDEQGNSKARNVVPLLKLRVKGLSKKDVDSRISTVISVWRPGQEVLDLKEGQRYRVFSLSASHSRVRYSPNSVQLTANRQTKFLPVRVDENLLDLVYEPREVLCACDLKRRQPMFGELDTVCLIVDIEVTEAGESSRNQEIVYGMDKNGDILGIKFWGGLKAFGLNATLTVGTVVCGSNLQDKFPQRPTILPLVEASMEFSVFSKSPQGAPQKKAHQVLTERIKTAGEKTLLERGQQLVAELLEKKRKTTLGHTPTKTVCSEQGEENASPVPPSSAQKAKMAQLMSYGSPSPLSPIPTKVTPAAKKNFKVPKPAHV; encoded by the exons ATGTGAATGAAGATCAACTTTcagagaaaagaaaacaaaag agagTTCCCAGAGCATTATTTTCTCCAGGTGTGGTCAGAAATCCGGATGAACTCTGTCATAGTTTAAACAAGTCAGACATTGAATTAAAGGTTGAACCCGATGAAGATGCAGTAAAAGAAGGAGCTTCcaaagaagtacatgtactagacaTCTCTGTGAAAAGTGAAGTAGAAACAGATAGTATGCAGTTGTTTTCTCAGGAACTTATAACAGAGGAAACTAGTTTGGAAAATGATGTTGTTTATCTTGGAGAAAAATCTCCAAgcacaaagaaagataactgtGCTTCCGCAGATGAAACCATGGCATCCGCCATTAAACAGGAAGTGATTGACGAGACTCTGTCCGATTTCTTTGATCCTCCGTCAAAGTCTGTAGGAAGGCGTCGCTGTGCACCCAGTAAAGGAAGGAAGAGAAAGTCCCTGGGTGATTCACCTTTGGGATTAGACTTTCCTTTCAAGAGAGAGGCAAAGGCATTGGTTTCCTCCTCACCCTCATTGTCTCCAGCAGCAAGTACAAGGAGGGTTCTAAAAGCagcaaaagaaaaatttaacaCCCCTGTAGAGAGAAACAAGCCGCCACGGTCAATTCTGTCGAACGAGAAATGCCGAGGTTCAAAGTCTGGTACAAGGAAACGTGTGACATTCAGTAATTCTGATGATatctttaaagaaattaatgcaGGGAAGGAAGAGGGTGGTAAAAGcaacaaacaatttaaaaagacAGAGGATGTTGATATCAGTGTATCTGCTGAGAGTGTTGAAAGTTTGAAATCGAGAGATTTTGACTCCTGTGATCAGACAAAAGGACAAAGTGTTGATGTTACTGTAGAAGACTCTGAAGACTTGTTTTCACAAGTGTCACCTTCTTCATTGAATGAAATGTGCTCTATAGATAACGAGGACTTGTTTGCTAAAGATGTAAACTCATCAAGTTCCAAAAAGAATGAAGATCATGGGAAAATATTAAACTCTGTTGTTGCGGCAGAACCAACGGCTACAAATGGAAATAACAAGAACACGGCTGTTAATGAAACTCAGAAACAACATTCTAGTGATGATGTAGCCTCCACAGCAGACATAGCTCCTGTTGTGCCAAAAATTTCAGGACTGAGGTCCAAAGGTAGAAAATTCTTGTACCCAACCACCAACCAAATTACAAAGAGTTGTCCCAAAGTTGTTTATGGGTTCAAGGAGGTTGAATCACCATTCCACAATCATCACACCACAAGTGAAAGTCCCACAGTGGAAAAGAATGACGGAGAGCCAACAGCTGGGCAaggctttgaaaaaaaatcaagagaGACTAAAAGTCCAAAAGTTTCTTCAACTACAG gGTTTCAAAGGTTCTCAAAGTTAGAGCCAGCTGATAATCAAAGAGAG aaaacatTTAAGGAGGAATTAACTTCAAAACCTGACACAAAGATGAGTAAGATGGTGAACAGATCTATAGACATCAAAGTACAGGAAACCAAATCAGAGTTACCATTGAAAAATGACAGAAAACtagacaaaaaacaaaatgatggATCTACTATCTCTAATTCTAACAAACTTGTAATTAGTTCACCTCTCAATAACAAAGACCAGACCCCACAGCATATCAAAGAAGAGTCTGAAGTACAGCCATCAACAAGCATATGTGGGAGTAGCACTGAGACATTTGGAGGATTCTCCACAGCAGGTGGTAGAAAGTTTGTCATGGACAAGGATGCTTTACAAAAGGCAAGATATCTGTTAGAAAAAGATGATGATAATGATCTTGACAACGGGGTACAGAAATTGTTTGAACAGGGAGAGAAGGCTGTAGAGATTGAGAATGTTGACCATAGACTGGATCCAATAAGTTTACCCAGCACAGGGAGTAATGAGTGTACTGGTGGAGTTAAAGTGGATGATATTTTAGGTAGTGATGGTTGTAGCATTAAAGGATTTCAGACAGCGAGGGGGAAAAAAGTGGAGTGTAGTGAGAGTTCTCTTAAAAAGGCTGAAAGGATGATAATAGAAGGGATAGCGACAGAGGAAATGGCAAGTAAAGAGTGTACTGTTGGGAGTAAAGTGGATTGGACTTCAAGTAGTAGTGGTGGCTTTCAAGGATTTCAGACAGCTAGTGGAAAGAAAGTGGAGTGCAGTGAGAGTTCTCTTGAAAAGGCCCAGAGGATGATAACTGAGGAGGgggatacaaaaaaaatttcaaatacagAGTCTGAATGGGATGATATTGAAACTGTCATGCCATCAGGGGATAAAAAATCAGCAGCCAAAGGTCAGGAAATTGGTTTCTCTAGTGTGACAGAATTTATAAATCCTggtttaaaatcatcaaaatctaCAGCACAGTCAAGTGGCAGTAAGAGTGCAGATTTTCAAACAAAAGGAAAGAACATTTTCTCAgatatttttgaagaatttcAAGACTGTGGCAGCAACATTGATGCAGACTCCATCCCTGGATTTAAAACTGCTGGTGGCAAAGGTTTTAACAGTGCTAGttcatgtttgaaaaatacaattccaacaaacaacaaaaaaggTTCAAAAGAACCTAATGAAGAATCTGTTGACTCGGTGGTGGAAGAAGATATTATCAAGTCCATGTTTTCTGGAATAAAAGGCAAGGTAGGAAACAATTCTAACACAAAACCAGTTGGTCCCAGTACTTTTACCAGACCAGTCAACACTGCTCAGCAGATGAAATCCGCCTCCATTGCTGCCCGATTTCCTCCTGGTTCCAGCATTCCTAAAGGATTTAGACCTTTCAAGCCACCTAAAATAGCACCTAAGGCAAAACCTCATATACCTACAGCATCTGATGTTGTTTCAAAGACAACTGTCGATAAATCTGAAAGTGTTCAAAAAATTCAGCCACACAGTAATGAAGGTTCCAGAGATGAGGAGAAAAGtgtgaatgaaaatttttgtaACAAAGAGAATGATAAAATGGATGATAGTGCTGATTTGAGCAATTTGTTTTTGAATGACATGTTTGAGGAGGAGATGGAGATCTCTCAGAAATTAACTCCAGAACCTGTGGCTAATAGTGGAAAGGTCATGAAAAAGATCAGTGAAGAATATATAGAAAGAGTTAAAGAAAGTGCTTGCTCTACATCTATACCAGAAAAGGCAGAAGAAACCACAGAAAAAAGTCTGAATGGAGGTCCTAGTGCTAAAATGCCTGCTGAAATGGTTGATGTCTTGCAGCACAAGTTTGATGGATTTCAGACTGCTTCTGGGAAGGCTGTCTCTATTGATGAAGAGAGTTTGAAGAAAGCCAAGGAATTGTGGGATAATCAGACAGACAATGATGATAAAGAGACTGATCCTGAAGTTACTTTCCAAGACATTAACACTTCACCTTTCCTAAGGAACAATGAATTGATGAAACAAAGAGATAGTCCAAGTCCAACTGAAAAGTCTTTTAATGTATCACTTGTCCCTGATCCTCATGCACAAAGGCCACATAGTAATGAAAATATAGCGGGTGAATTAAAAACATTCCAAGGATTTCAAACTGCATCAGGAAAATCTGTGAACATTGATGAACAGTCTCTGTTAGCAGCAAAAGAGTTGTGGAAGAACTCTATTGATGATAGTAGTTTAAAACCTTTGTgtgatgaaaatgtaaacaaaaatccaAAAACTTCTTGTACAAATTCAGTCCAAAATAACAGTGACTTTGACATGGcaataaataatgttaattcTTCATTTAGAAAGAGTTCCGACTCGGAAAAGGAGGAGAACATTCATACCTCCCATGTTGaagaaaaaatgaaggaaaaacCTGTACAATATGGTGGCTTCCAAACAGCATCTGGAAAACTTGTAAATGTGAGTGAGAAAGCTATACTGGACGGAAAAAAATTATGGGACAATTTCTCCATGGAAGATGGGCATCCTTCTACCAATTCCTTACAAAGCACAAAAGATAATGTGCAGTTACCTGAAAATGAGAATAAGAAAGAGAAAGTGCCATTTAGTGGATTTCAAACAGCATCAGGAAAAACTGTAAAAGTGGATGACAAGTCTTTGACAGAGGCAAGGAAACTCTGGAGTTCCTCTAGTGTGGAAGAAAGGGAAACTCCATCTCATACAGTCCTTGAAAATTTGTGCCAACCTGataacttttcacaaagtaatgtaaaacagaaaaatgaaacgAGCAATACTTATGACGAGAAAACATTACAAGATTCAGAGGAAAAACCAAAGAATCAAATTGTTCCCCAGTTATCAAGTTCCAGTGACATGAAATCGAACTTTAGTTCTCTTAGCAGTATGGGAGAGAAAAAAATggtaaattatattaatattcaaagTGGTTGTCCTCTTGCTTTTCAAAGCCCTTTTATGAGTGCATCTGGGAAAAAGATTCAAGTTTCAGAGGAGGCACTAAATCATGTTAAATTGGAAACTTTAAAGACAGAGGAgggaaaagaaaatgaaaagccagtatttcaaaatgatgaaaataaaccAGTTATGAATTCTTCAGAAAGTATGTCTTGTCCATTTCTGAGTGCATCAGGAAAACAGATATCTGTATCAGCTTCTGCTTTGGAATCAACCAAATCATTTTTCGATGACaatgagaaagatttttcttctttaataaCAGACAGCAAGAAATTTTCTCCATTTCAAAGTGCAAGTGGTAAATCTGTTTCTGTGTCAAAGAAGTCTCTTGAGATTGCTCGGGCAATCCTGGAGGAGGACCATGAAATGAAAACATTGCATACTGCAGCAGCAACGAGTTTGCCCAATGAAACacattcaaaagaaaaatccTTTTCACCGTTTGAGAGTGCAAGTGGTAAAAAGGTCTCAGTGTCCCAGAAATCTCTTGAAATGGCCAGAGCCAAGCTAGAAGACAATCAAGGACCTGAAAAGCAGACCTCAACACCCAAAATCTCAAAAGTTGATAACATGGAGGGCGACATCTCACCATTTCAGAGCACAAGTGGAAGGTCTGTGTCAGTATCCAGGAAGTCACTGGAAAAAGCTCGAGCAAGATTAATGGAAAACTTTGAAGCAGATGTTGACACACTGCCAACTTCTAGTGATGAGGCCCCATCAACATCATCAAGACAGGAAACTGGTGTGGTCTTCCCAGCTCACAGTCGGAAGAGGAAGTTAGATGAGATTAAGACGCCGAAAAAGCAGAAGACAAGAGAAGTGGAGGATGCGAATGAATATGAGAATCTGATACTGCCAGATGATTTCTTTGATGAAATGGAGACTCCCAATAAGAAAATCAAAATGGAAAATGGGACAGCCTCCAAAACACTACCAG GACATGTTGGAAAAGACAGACAAAATTTTACAGTGCTTTCAACTGTTCCTGAAG gTTACACAAAGGATAGACAGAACTTTTATGCTAACCCATTAAAATGCCAATCTGCCAGGGATTCTGGAAGCAG TTACAGGGCCCTTGTCTATCAGGAGGAGACAAAGAAACAGAACACACCTAGTGCAGCTACAGCATCAGGCTCAAGCTTTAGGACTCCTTATAAAGCAGGATCCACCTCTGCTGAGAGCCAAGGTCAACCGAGCTCTGTGGTGAAGTCGGTGCAGCCAGTGTTTGTACCTAAGTCCAAGCAACAGGCTCATTCTGCATCTCCTCTGGATGTTAAGTCAGCAAGTAAGACAGTGTCAAAAAACCTTGGCCCTGCAGTGTCCTCTTCTCTAAGTACTAGTCCACAGACTGAAAATTCAAAGCAAGATATGACACAGAAAACTACAAAAAGTGACAAAGAAAAGGAGGAGTACAAGAAAGCCTTGGAAACTGGCAGGGGTAAACAGGAGGAGATGATGAAGTCCAAGTCGTCTTGTAGCGTGAAGCCCAGTGCTGGCCGATTGTTCCAGCTGAAGACTTCAGGGACGAGGTGTAAACTGAGGGAGGTCATCTTTGGGCAACAACAGAACAAGACTGAC TCGAGCTGTGTGATATCCTCCACCTTGTTGGTGAGGTCCTGTAACGCCGCCAGACACCGATTCTACCTGCCCGACTTCTACAGCGCTGATGTCACACAGGTGTACGCCGGAGATGGGGCTCTACTTGTTCCCGATGACCAAGGGTATACAGGAGTCAAAGAACTGTACAA GGCATTCTTGACCATAGACAGTGTCGACCCATCCCTGATCAGTGAGGCCTGGTTCTGTAATCACTACAGGTGGATCGTGTGGAAGCTGGCGTCATACGAAGTCGCCTCCCCTGACAAGTTTGGCAGCAG GGCTCTGACTCCAGAGAATGTTATGCTGCAGATGAAATACAGATATGACAGAGAAATTGACAGATGTCAAAG GTCAGCCCTAAGGAAGATAATGGAGAGGGATGATACCTCCTCCAAGAGACTGGTGCTGTGTGTGTCCAGTGTACAGAGAGCAGAGTCCACAAACCCAGCAACACCATCCAGCAAACAAACTGTCCTGGATCCTGAG GTGACAGTGGAGCTGTCCGACGGCTGGTACTATATCCCAGCCAAGTTAGATGTCCCCTTGCTGGACCTCATCAATAGGCGGAGGATCCAGACAGGGCACAAACTGTGTACCACCGGGGCGGAGCTGGTGGGCAGTCAGGACCCCTGTACCCCGCTTGAG GCCCCAGCTTCCCTGCAGTTGAAGATCAATGCTAACTCCACTCGGCCTGTCCCCTGGGACACTGTGCTAGGCTTCCAGCCTGACCCCCGCCCACTGTGTGTCCCACTCAGTGACCTCCACGGAGAGGGAGGGATGGTGGGGTGTGTAGATGTGGTGCTGGGAAGGAAGTATCCGCTAATG TACATGGAGAAGCTGCCTGATGGGAGATCAGTTTTCAGAACAGCTCAGGCCGAGGAGAAGTTCAGCCAACTCTACCAAAAACAGCAACAAGACGCCATGGAGTCCCTGTACAGAAAGCTGGAGAAAGATTTCGACAAGGAGGACTATGaag AGAGCCGTGCAGTGAAGAGACAGTGGAAGGAGTCTGAGATTGAGGAATTACAAAGTGGACAGGAGGTGTGGGAGGCTCTTAGAACAGCCAAAAGACCTGACATTGTAGAG GGTTATTTGAGTGACTCTCAGATGAGATTGCTAATGGACTACAAACAACAACTTCATCAAGAAAAGCTCCAGAGGTTACAGAATGAGTTCCAGAAATCCTGGAGTGATGAACAAGGG AATTCAAAGGCCAGAAATGTGGTGCCATTGCTGAAGTTAAGAGTAAAGGGACTGTCAAAGAAAGATGTGGACTCCAGAATAT CCACAGTGATATCTGTGTGGAGACCAGGCCAGGAAGTGTTGGATCTGAAAGAGGGACAGAGATACAGGGTCTTCTCATTGTCTGCCTCTCACTCAAG AGTCAGATACAGTCCCAACAGTGTACAGCTAACGGCAAACAGACAGACCAAGTTCCTGCCGGTCAGGGTGGACGAGAATCTGCTGGACCTGGTGTATGAACCCAGAgag GTGCTATGTGCTTGTGACTTAAAGAGACGACAACCGATGTTTGGAGAATTAGATACTGTGTGTCTAATTGTTGACATTGAAGTCACAGAAGCTGGTGAAAG ctcaAGAAACCAGGAAATTGTGTATGGAATGGACAAAAATGGAGATATTTTAGGGATCAAATTTTGGGGAGGGCTTAAG GCCTTTGGACTGAACGCCACCCTGACTGTGGGTACTGTGGTCTGTGGGAGTAACCTACAGGACAAGTTCCCCCAACGCCCCACCATCCTACCCCTGGTGGAGGCCAGCATGGAGTTCTCTGTGTTCTCTAAGTCCCCTCAAGGGGCCCCTCAGAAGAAGGCTCACCAGGTCCTGACCGAGAGAATCAAAACAGCAGGGGAGAAAACTCTTTTGGAAAGGGGCCAGCAGCTGGTGGCTGAACTGCTTGAGAAGAAGAGGAAAACCACACTGGGACACACCCCAACA AAGACTGTTTGCAGTGAGCAGGGAGAGGAGAATGCTAGTCCAGTGCCTCCAAGTTCTGCACAGAAAGCGAAGATGGCACAGTTGATGTCATACGGGTCACCCTCCCCCCTCtcccccatccccaccaaagtGACCCCCGCCGCCAAGAAAAACTTTAAAGTACCCAAACCGGCCCATGTGTAG